In Sphingomonas sp. SUN019, the genomic window CAATCTGCTCAGCGGGAAAACGAAGTGAGCGCCGCACCGTCGCCGATCGGCGTAATGATCGTAACCGTCACCCCGATCGAGCAGAATTGCACCTTGCTATGGTGTACGCGCACGATGAAGGCGGCGGTGATCGATCCGGGCGGCGACATCCCGCGGATCAAATCGGCGATCGCGCAGGCCGGGGTTACGGTCGAGAAGGTGCTGCTGACGCACGGGCATATCGATCATGCGGGGGAGGCGAAGCCGCTGGCCGACGAGCTCGGCGTAGAGATCGAGGGGCCGCATGAAGATGACCGGTTCTGGCTCGCGCGGCTGGACGAGGACGGCAAGAATTGGGGAATCCGTGGGGTGGTGTTCGAGCCCGATCGGTGGCTGGTCGACGGCGATACCGTCACGGTCGGCGACCTGACGCTCAATGTCTATCATACGCCGGGGCACACCGCAGGGCACGTGATCTTCCATCATGCGCCGTCGAAATTCGCGCAGGTGGGCGACGTGCTGTTCCAGGGTTCCGTCGGGCGGACCGATCTGCCGCAGGGCAACCACAAGCAGTTGATCGAATCGATCGTGACCAAGCTGTGGCCGCTGGGCGACGAAACCGCCTTTATCCCCGGTCATGGCAAGCCCAGTACTTTTGCGCATGAGCGGCAGTGGAATATGTTTGTGAGTGACAAGGCATTGTCGGCGTAATTCCTTGACGCGCTCACGCGTGAGGCGGCGCCAGCCCGTTGCCCCGCCCCGCCTCCGATTCAAAATACTGTTTTGAGAGGCGGGGCGGGGCAGCGGGCTGGCATCGTCTCGGTTCGGCCTCAGCCGAACCGCAAATTACGCGCTCGGCACGACCTCGACCGGCACTTCCTCGATCGTGGGCTGTTTCACCTCGGCCTGATAAGCGATCACCAGCGCCCAGCCCGCGAGGATCGCCGTCACCGCCCAGGTTCCCATCGCACCGCCAGCGCGGAACGGGTTCGGGCCTTCACGGTCCATGCCGAACGGGTGGGCGATTCGCGCGAGCACGAAGACGAATCCCAGCGCCCACAAATACGGCGAGGGCCCGCGCGCCAGTTCGATGAGCGCGATCAGGATCAGCAAGATCGGCGCATATTCGGTGAAGTTGGCGTGCGCGCGCATCCCCGACACCATCGTCGGCACACCGCCGTCGCCCATCATGACCTTTCCCGTCACGCGGCCGCGGACCAGTCGAATCGCGAGCCACAGGTTGATGATCGCGCAGGCGCCTGCGATGACGAGCGTGACGGGCAGCAGCATGAGTATTGATCCCCCTGGCGTTGATCCGCGAACGTGGCACTGGCTGGCGCGGGTTGCAACGCGGGCGATTCTCGCTATAGGCGCGTCACTTCGCGATGCGCCCGACTGCCCGGCGCGGCCGGTGTCCGCCGGTTGCGTCCGCGGTCATTAGGGTCCATCGCACCCGCGAACAGATATCAAGGTGCCGCAATGGCCGTCCCCAAGCGAAAGACTTCCCCCTCCCGCCGCGGCATGCGCCGCTCGCACGATGCGCTGTCGATCGACGCGTTTCAGGAGTGCCCGAACTGCGGCGAATTGAAGCGCCCGCACAATCTGTGTTCGGCGTGCGGCCATTATAACGGCCGTGAGGTCGTCTCGGTCGAGGGTTAAGACCCTCAAGCCTGACAGGAGTGCGTACCGCAATGGCCGACAGTTCCTGGATCGCCGTCGATGCGATGGGCGGCGATGTCGGGCTTGCGGTCATGCTCGCCGGCGTTGCGCTGGCGCGGCGGCGGCATGAGGGAATGCATTTCCTGCTGGTCGGCGACGAAACCGCGATCAGCGAGGGGCTGAAGGCGCATCCGAACCTGCTGCAGAACAGCGAGATCGTCCATGCCCCCGGCGTGGTCGGATCGAGCGAGAAGGCCGGTCAGGCGATGCGCCGCGCAAAAACGACCTCGATGGGCATCGCGATCGATTGCGTGAAAAAGGGTCGCGCCGGGGCCGCAGTGTCCGCGGGCAATACCGGCGCGCTGATGGCGATGGCGAAACTATCGCTGCGCACGATGCCGGGAATCGACCGTCCTGCGCTCGCCGCGATGCTGCCGACGCTGGGCGATAACGATGTCGTCGTGCTGGACCTAGGTGCGAATACCGAGGTCGAGGCGAAGAACCTCGTTCAGTTCGCGGTCATGGGCGCGGCCTATGCGCG contains:
- the rpmF gene encoding 50S ribosomal protein L32, whose translation is MAVPKRKTSPSRRGMRRSHDALSIDAFQECPNCGELKRPHNLCSACGHYNGREVVSVEG
- a CDS encoding MBL fold metallo-hydrolase encodes the protein MIVTVTPIEQNCTLLWCTRTMKAAVIDPGGDIPRIKSAIAQAGVTVEKVLLTHGHIDHAGEAKPLADELGVEIEGPHEDDRFWLARLDEDGKNWGIRGVVFEPDRWLVDGDTVTVGDLTLNVYHTPGHTAGHVIFHHAPSKFAQVGDVLFQGSVGRTDLPQGNHKQLIESIVTKLWPLGDETAFIPGHGKPSTFAHERQWNMFVSDKALSA
- a CDS encoding MAPEG family protein → MLLPVTLVIAGACAIINLWLAIRLVRGRVTGKVMMGDGGVPTMVSGMRAHANFTEYAPILLILIALIELARGPSPYLWALGFVFVLARIAHPFGMDREGPNPFRAGGAMGTWAVTAILAGWALVIAYQAEVKQPTIEEVPVEVVPSA